A window from Cyanobacteria bacterium FACHB-DQ100 encodes these proteins:
- a CDS encoding U32 family peptidase has protein sequence MKTPELLAPAGNWECAKAAIENGADAIYFGLDRFNARMRAENFTESDLPELMEFLHWRGVKGYVTLNTLIFQNELAEVEQYLRSIITSGVDAVIVQDIGICRLIRHLSPDFPIHGSTQMTVTSAAGVEFAKSLGCQLVVLARECSIKEINKIQKQLNDNNITLPLEVFVHGALCVAYSGQCLTSEALGGRSANRGECAQACRMPYELISDGQTVNLGDRRYLLSPQDLAGLDVLPELVRSGVSCLKIEGRLKAPEYVANVTRVYRNALDQAIADVNAERYNLEMAFSRGLHTGWFNGINNQELVHARFGKKRGVYLGEVIDIRREQITIAAKAPVKPGDGVVFDAGHPEAKEEGGRIYAVDRQNGKTILTFGRDQLNLRRISTGDLIWKTSDPDLDRQIRQTYAGDQPKFQRPIEIEIHGEIGQALIAIARDAAGHITRVESEMPLVEAHSKPLTTERLQEQFGRLGNTPFKLGKLDNHLTDAAMIPVSELNRMRREIVDRLEQLRIQPKQWQMDEARSMQDLLPSSPTLLPRGEGSQTSYSLSPRERARVRATTDPTVANNPELTILVRNLKQLETVLKSGIQTVYCEFEDPRAYRQAVELTRQSSDAEIWVAPPRITKPGEQWILDQVRKSNADGYLIRNYDHLKYFKDDRKIGDFSLNVANAITADYFKQFGLERLSASYDLNIEQLTHLIKSCPSDWLEITIHQHIPMFHMEHCVFCAFLSEGTDFTNCGRPCEQHEVKLRDRTGIEHVLHADAGCRNTVFNGTAQTGAEFLHHLQQCGAQRFRIEFLNESSHQITQTIDRYRQLLNGEITGAQLWRDLKLQNQLGVTRGTLG, from the coding sequence ATGAAAACTCCAGAACTGCTTGCACCTGCTGGAAATTGGGAATGCGCTAAGGCTGCGATCGAGAACGGCGCAGATGCAATCTACTTTGGGTTGGATCGGTTTAATGCCCGAATGCGAGCAGAAAACTTTACAGAATCGGATCTGCCGGAGTTAATGGAGTTTTTACACTGGCGCGGCGTGAAGGGTTATGTCACGCTGAATACATTAATCTTTCAGAATGAATTAGCAGAAGTAGAACAATACTTACGATCGATTATCACTTCCGGTGTCGATGCGGTGATTGTGCAAGACATTGGAATTTGTCGTTTAATTCGCCACTTATCTCCAGATTTTCCGATTCATGGCTCGACTCAAATGACGGTGACGAGTGCAGCAGGAGTCGAGTTTGCGAAGTCGCTCGGTTGTCAGTTGGTCGTATTAGCGCGGGAATGTTCGATCAAAGAGATTAACAAGATTCAAAAGCAATTAAACGACAACAACATCACGCTACCGCTTGAAGTGTTTGTGCATGGTGCATTGTGTGTGGCGTATTCAGGGCAGTGTTTGACCAGCGAAGCGTTAGGAGGTCGATCGGCGAATCGGGGAGAATGTGCTCAAGCTTGTCGAATGCCCTATGAATTAATTTCGGACGGACAAACCGTGAATTTAGGCGATCGACGGTATTTGCTCAGCCCTCAAGATTTAGCCGGATTAGATGTGCTGCCAGAACTGGTGCGATCCGGCGTGTCTTGTCTCAAAATCGAAGGACGGTTAAAAGCTCCTGAATATGTGGCGAATGTCACTAGAGTTTATAGAAATGCACTTGATCAAGCGATCGCTGATGTGAATGCTGAACGCTACAACTTAGAAATGGCATTTTCACGCGGCTTGCACACTGGATGGTTTAACGGAATTAACAATCAAGAACTCGTTCATGCAAGATTTGGCAAGAAGCGCGGCGTTTATCTCGGTGAAGTGATTGATATTCGACGAGAGCAGATTACGATCGCTGCAAAAGCCCCAGTAAAACCCGGCGATGGCGTTGTCTTCGATGCGGGACATCCAGAAGCTAAAGAAGAAGGCGGACGGATTTATGCCGTCGATCGACAAAACGGAAAAACAATTTTGACATTTGGACGCGATCAGTTAAATTTGCGTCGCATCAGTACCGGCGATTTGATTTGGAAAACGAGCGATCCGGATCTCGATCGACAAATTCGCCAAACTTACGCAGGCGATCAACCAAAATTTCAGCGACCGATTGAGATTGAAATTCATGGTGAAATTGGGCAGGCTTTGATTGCGATCGCCAGAGATGCTGCGGGACATATTACCCGCGTTGAATCTGAGATGCCCTTAGTTGAAGCACATTCAAAACCTTTAACGACGGAGCGATTACAAGAACAATTCGGACGACTTGGAAATACACCATTCAAGTTAGGCAAACTCGACAATCATTTAACGGATGCTGCAATGATTCCGGTGAGTGAACTGAATCGAATGCGGCGGGAAATTGTCGATCGATTAGAACAACTCCGAATTCAACCGAAACAATGGCAAATGGATGAGGCGCGATCAATGCAAGATTTATTGCCCTCATCCCCAACCCTTCTCCCTAGGGGAGAAGGGAGCCAGACCTCTTATTCCCTCTCCCCTAGGGAGAGGGCTAGGGTGAGGGCAACAACCGATCCAACCGTAGCGAACAATCCTGAATTAACTATTCTTGTTCGCAATCTTAAACAATTAGAAACGGTTTTGAAATCAGGAATTCAAACCGTTTACTGCGAATTTGAAGATCCTCGCGCTTATCGTCAAGCCGTTGAGTTAACTCGCCAATCTTCAGATGCAGAAATTTGGGTGGCACCACCGAGAATTACAAAACCTGGTGAACAGTGGATCTTAGATCAAGTTCGCAAATCAAACGCAGATGGGTATTTGATCCGAAACTATGATCACTTGAAGTATTTCAAGGACGATCGCAAAATTGGTGACTTCTCGCTCAATGTCGCTAACGCTATTACTGCCGATTACTTCAAACAATTCGGTCTAGAACGTCTCAGCGCTTCGTATGACCTCAATATCGAACAACTGACGCACCTCATTAAAAGCTGTCCCTCCGATTGGCTTGAAATCACCATTCATCAACACATTCCAATGTTTCACATGGAGCATTGTGTCTTCTGTGCATTTCTCTCAGAAGGCACGGACTTCACGAACTGCGGCAGACCTTGTGAACAGCATGAAGTGAAATTGCGCGATCGTACCGGAATCGAGCACGTTTTACACGCCGATGCAGGCTGCCGAAATACTGTATTCAACGGAACCGCACAAACCGGAGCAGAATTCTTACATCACTTGCAACAATGCGGCGCACAACGCTTTAGAATCGAATTTCTCAACGAATCCAGTCATCAAATCACACAGACTATCGATCGCTATCGTCAACTCCTGAACGGAGAAATCACAGGCGCACAACTTTGGCGGGATTTAAAACTGCAAAATCAGCTTGGAGTTACACGCGGCACATTGGGTTGA
- a CDS encoding cysteine hydrolase, producing the protein MTFIAAQPYEYELPIDSEIALIVIDMQRDFLESGGFGEVLGNDVGRLTAIVPTVKRLLEGCRAFNVPIFHTQEGHQPDLSDCPKSKLKRGRGELTIGDSGKLGRILVLGEPGNEIIPELAPMPGEVLIPKPGKGAFYNTDLEMHLIARNVTHLLIAGVTTEVCVQTTMREANDRGYECLLVEDATESYFAEFKQATLEMMRAQGGIVGWTATTDQVLEGLRSWKAVG; encoded by the coding sequence ATGACATTTATTGCCGCACAGCCTTACGAGTATGAGCTACCGATCGATTCGGAAATCGCGTTGATTGTGATTGATATGCAGCGCGATTTTCTTGAATCGGGTGGATTTGGCGAAGTGTTAGGAAATGACGTCGGGCGATTAACGGCGATCGTTCCGACTGTGAAACGCTTGCTCGAAGGCTGTCGCGCTTTCAATGTCCCGATTTTTCATACCCAAGAAGGGCACCAGCCTGACTTATCTGATTGTCCCAAATCGAAGTTGAAGCGCGGTCGGGGAGAGTTGACGATCGGCGATTCTGGCAAATTGGGGAGAATTCTAGTCTTAGGGGAACCTGGAAATGAAATTATTCCAGAACTTGCACCGATGCCTGGAGAAGTCTTGATTCCAAAACCGGGAAAAGGTGCGTTCTACAATACTGATTTAGAGATGCACTTGATTGCGCGCAACGTTACGCATTTATTGATTGCAGGCGTAACAACAGAAGTTTGTGTTCAAACGACGATGCGTGAGGCGAACGATCGTGGTTATGAATGTTTGTTGGTTGAAGATGCAACCGAGAGCTATTTTGCTGAGTTTAAGCAAGCGACCTTAGAAATGATGCGGGCGCAAGGTGGCATCGTCGGATGGACAGCGACGACCGATCAGGTGTTGGAAGGATTGCGATCGTGGAAAGCAGTAGGCTAA
- the phoU gene encoding phosphate signaling complex protein PhoU, which produces MFYKNVPEGQEPIRVHFERQIKRIQRDVLRMGALVERSCCLAREALFDRNLAAADQIRKLDKKIDRLYKQIELDCVNLIALQSPVAQDLRLLSALMQLVRDLERIGDYAQNLGDVAVQLFPYPESPHLGKIQQMFDRCRAMLALSLESLSDLNAELGLDVRQRDDVVDSDYETLYNLLARQKDVKGMIEPIVLQVLIIRHLERMADHAANIGKRVAYIVTGKR; this is translated from the coding sequence ATGTTTTACAAAAACGTGCCAGAGGGTCAAGAACCGATTCGGGTTCACTTCGAGCGCCAGATTAAACGCATCCAACGCGATGTATTGCGGATGGGAGCATTGGTCGAACGATCGTGCTGTCTCGCTCGCGAAGCCCTATTCGATCGCAATCTCGCTGCCGCTGACCAAATTCGCAAACTCGATAAGAAAATCGATCGTCTCTACAAACAGATCGAACTCGATTGCGTCAATCTAATCGCGCTGCAATCCCCGGTGGCTCAAGATCTAAGGCTACTCAGCGCTTTGATGCAGCTTGTCCGCGACCTAGAGCGAATTGGCGACTATGCTCAGAATTTAGGCGATGTCGCAGTGCAGTTGTTTCCGTATCCTGAATCGCCGCACCTGGGTAAAATTCAGCAGATGTTCGATCGCTGTCGGGCAATGTTAGCCCTTAGTTTAGAGTCGCTGTCCGATCTCAACGCTGAATTGGGTTTAGATGTGCGTCAGCGTGATGATGTCGTGGATTCAGACTACGAAACGCTTTATAACTTATTGGCGCGTCAGAAAGATGTAAAGGGCATGATCGAACCGATCGTGCTGCAAGTGCTGATCATTCGCCACTTAGAGCGCATGGCAGATCATGCGGCAAATATCGGTAAGCGAGTGGCGTACATTGTCACGGGCAAACGCTAA
- a CDS encoding 6-carboxytetrahydropterin synthase: MKCIIDRRAQFSASHRYYLPELSEAENVERFGACTRAPGHGHNYVVYVSMLGDLDEYGMVLNLSDVKHVIKREVTSQLDFSYLNDAWTEFQQTLPTTENIARSIWYRLAPHLPIVKIRLYEHPELWADYLGNNMEAYLTISTHFSAAHRLARPDLSFEQNCEIYGKCARPNGHGHNYHLEVTIKGEMDQRTGMIADLVAFQKAVDDYVVEPFDHTFLNKDIPYFEKVVPTAENIAVHIRDLLEEPICQIGAQLYKVKLIESPNNSCEVYGATAIDAIAPLMREPALAKA, from the coding sequence ATGAAATGTATCATCGATCGCCGCGCCCAGTTTTCGGCAAGCCATCGGTACTATCTGCCAGAACTGAGCGAGGCGGAAAACGTCGAGCGATTCGGGGCTTGTACGCGCGCTCCCGGACATGGGCATAACTATGTCGTGTACGTCTCAATGCTGGGGGATCTAGACGAATATGGCATGGTACTCAATCTGTCGGATGTCAAGCATGTGATCAAGCGCGAAGTCACCAGTCAGCTTGACTTTTCCTATCTAAATGACGCGTGGACAGAGTTCCAGCAAACCCTTCCCACAACTGAAAATATTGCTCGATCGATCTGGTATCGACTCGCGCCGCACTTGCCGATTGTCAAAATCCGACTTTACGAACATCCTGAACTCTGGGCAGATTATCTAGGAAACAACATGGAAGCTTACCTCACCATCAGCACTCACTTTAGCGCTGCTCACCGTCTCGCTCGTCCTGATCTGAGTTTTGAGCAGAACTGCGAAATCTACGGCAAATGCGCCCGCCCCAATGGTCACGGTCACAATTATCACCTTGAAGTCACAATCAAAGGTGAAATGGATCAGCGAACGGGAATGATTGCAGATTTAGTCGCATTCCAGAAAGCGGTTGATGATTACGTTGTAGAACCTTTCGACCACACTTTCTTAAACAAAGATATCCCTTATTTTGAGAAAGTTGTGCCCACCGCAGAAAACATCGCCGTTCACATTCGCGACTTGCTTGAGGAGCCGATTTGTCAAATCGGGGCACAGTTGTACAAAGTGAAATTAATCGAGAGTCCGAATAACTCTTGCGAAGTCTATGGTGCAACTGCGATCGATGCAATTGCACCCCTGATGCGTGAACCTGCACTCGCAAAAGCGTAA
- a CDS encoding Uma2 family endonuclease, which yields MTQAQTKKLTFEEYLAYDDGTDTRYELVDGELIEMPPESQQNNDVAKRIFFELLKHFPIGLIAYKDTEIEVSGRQARCRLPDLILHTEESKAALNQATRATITHDMPPPAIVIEVVSPGTVNRDRDYRHKRTEYAARCIPEYWIIDPQEQQITLCTWVNGQYEDQVLRGDEKVPSSIVPMFDQSVNQILNAPQI from the coding sequence ATGACTCAGGCTCAAACGAAAAAACTCACTTTTGAGGAGTATCTGGCTTACGACGACGGCACAGATACGCGATACGAACTTGTGGACGGAGAACTAATCGAAATGCCGCCAGAATCACAGCAAAATAACGATGTTGCTAAGCGCATCTTTTTTGAGCTTCTCAAGCATTTTCCGATCGGGCTGATTGCCTACAAAGATACTGAGATTGAAGTGTCCGGCAGACAAGCCAGATGCCGACTGCCTGATTTAATTCTTCATACCGAGGAGTCTAAAGCAGCACTAAACCAAGCAACACGAGCAACCATCACTCATGATATGCCGCCACCCGCGATCGTCATCGAAGTCGTCTCACCCGGCACAGTGAATCGCGATCGGGATTATCGCCACAAACGCACCGAGTATGCCGCTCGCTGCATTCCCGAATATTGGATTATTGATCCGCAAGAACAGCAAATTACTCTCTGTACCTGGGTAAACGGTCAATACGAAGATCAAGTGCTGAGAGGCGATGAGAAAGTTCCATCGTCGATCGTCCCAATGTTTGATCAAAGCGTGAATCAGATTCTAAACGCCCCACAAATTTAA